From one Bifidobacterium sp. WK012_4_13 genomic stretch:
- a CDS encoding carbohydrate ABC transporter permease has protein sequence MTSVTISNSASEGKQTTKGDSKWHSHRQINWWLTAAVAVLSLTILIPLYFTIITALKTPAEAGGFGLPTTWEWHNFADASAKVNYPKAALNSAIITVAAVVLTLFTNTFVAYAIARNMDKRFFRFLYYFFIAAMFVPFPVVMLPIAKQFGSWHLDNQLGLILLYTVLGLGTNLFIATGFIRSIPVSLEEAARIDGASTWRIFWKIIFPLMGPINATIAILTALWAWNDFLLPLIVLTDQSNQTIPLAQYVFSSQFATNYPMAFASYLMAMAPILIVYIFAQRWVISGVMRGAVK, from the coding sequence ATGACTTCTGTAACTATTTCGAATTCAGCCTCCGAAGGCAAGCAAACCACAAAGGGCGATTCCAAGTGGCATAGCCATCGTCAGATTAACTGGTGGCTCACCGCGGCGGTGGCCGTGCTGTCGCTCACCATTTTGATCCCGTTGTATTTCACCATCATCACGGCGTTGAAGACCCCAGCTGAGGCCGGTGGCTTCGGATTGCCGACGACCTGGGAATGGCATAATTTCGCTGACGCCTCTGCAAAGGTCAACTATCCGAAGGCGGCCTTGAATTCTGCGATCATCACGGTTGCCGCAGTTGTGCTGACTTTGTTTACCAATACCTTCGTCGCCTACGCGATTGCAAGAAATATGGACAAGCGTTTCTTCCGCTTCCTGTATTACTTCTTCATCGCCGCCATGTTCGTCCCGTTCCCCGTGGTCATGCTTCCTATCGCCAAGCAGTTTGGCAGCTGGCACTTGGACAATCAGCTTGGTCTGATCCTGCTCTACACGGTTCTCGGCCTTGGCACCAACCTCTTCATCGCGACTGGATTCATTCGTTCGATTCCTGTCTCCTTGGAAGAGGCCGCGCGAATCGACGGTGCAAGCACATGGCGTATCTTCTGGAAGATCATCTTCCCGCTGATGGGACCAATCAACGCCACCATCGCCATTCTGACCGCACTGTGGGCTTGGAACGACTTCCTGCTGCCGTTGATCGTGCTGACCGACCAGTCGAATCAGACGATTCCTCTGGCTCAGTACGTCTTCAGCTCGCAGTTCGCGACGAACTACCCGATGGCCTTCGCCAGTTATCTGATGGCCATGGCCCCAATCCTGATCGTCTACATCTTCGCCCAGCGCTGGGTCATCTCCGGTGTTATGAGAGGCGCGGTCAAATAG
- a CDS encoding ROK family protein, translated as MHITSNVPRNDAATSPQDEETARQPLPSWFSGSEYTHRVAADILQYGPIARTTLAQLLGLSQGALSRITSDLLHYGVIEELNPDDPDLSVKKPLPLGFVPKESGGERRGRPQTALQIRKNERTFIGINVRGNSALATALNVSCEKIGESHSIDFEDQNPHQLCKALAELVHACVEDTDRARLSKPVAVGVSIGGHIINDSTVTFAPFLHWDGSVDLASMMTRECGIPTGIFNDLDSLLHYECWFEAGIGIPRFAVVTMGAGLGYSLAQNGQAIDYGDKSYGLIAHTLVDPEGPRCYQGHKGCAECLTNDSIAEQYSLNLGKTASFEDFAHDARHGVPQATQLLNRTCFRLGVFIATVANIAMPQKVIVAGESSFVARMNTESIRKGIESYRHSQAGPVSLEILDDIWDRWACAAASRAISRYMLG; from the coding sequence ATGCACATCACAAGCAATGTTCCCAGAAACGACGCAGCCACCTCGCCGCAAGATGAAGAAACCGCCAGGCAACCGCTCCCTTCCTGGTTTTCTGGATCGGAATACACGCATCGGGTCGCTGCGGACATCCTGCAATACGGTCCGATTGCACGAACCACGCTCGCTCAGCTGCTGGGGCTTTCGCAAGGAGCCTTGTCCAGGATCACCAGCGACCTTCTTCATTACGGCGTCATCGAGGAATTGAACCCGGACGATCCCGACCTATCGGTAAAGAAGCCATTGCCTCTTGGATTCGTGCCTAAGGAAAGTGGAGGCGAGCGGCGGGGCCGTCCACAGACAGCGTTGCAGATTCGCAAGAATGAGCGCACTTTCATCGGTATCAACGTCAGAGGGAACAGCGCACTGGCCACGGCCTTGAACGTCTCCTGCGAGAAGATAGGCGAAAGCCATTCGATTGATTTTGAGGATCAGAATCCGCACCAACTGTGCAAGGCGTTGGCGGAGTTGGTCCATGCATGCGTGGAAGACACCGACCGGGCAAGGCTCAGCAAGCCTGTCGCCGTCGGCGTAAGCATCGGTGGCCACATCATCAATGACTCCACCGTGACCTTTGCCCCATTCCTGCATTGGGACGGCTCCGTCGACCTGGCCAGCATGATGACGCGGGAATGTGGCATACCTACTGGAATCTTCAATGACTTGGATTCCCTGCTGCACTATGAATGCTGGTTCGAGGCGGGCATCGGCATCCCGCGCTTCGCGGTCGTCACTATGGGTGCCGGGCTGGGCTATTCGCTGGCGCAAAACGGTCAGGCAATTGACTATGGTGACAAAAGCTACGGCCTCATTGCACATACGCTGGTTGACCCTGAAGGCCCACGCTGCTATCAGGGCCATAAGGGATGCGCCGAGTGCCTGACCAACGATTCCATTGCCGAGCAATATTCACTGAACCTCGGAAAGACCGCCTCCTTCGAGGATTTTGCACACGATGCCAGGCATGGCGTGCCCCAGGCCACTCAATTGCTGAACCGGACATGCTTCAGGCTGGGTGTTTTCATAGCAACTGTCGCAAATATCGCCATGCCGCAGAAAGTGATCGTGGCAGGAGAATCATCCTTTGTAGCACGCATGAACACAGAATCCATCCGCAAAGGCATCGAATCATACCGTCATAGCCAGGCTGGTCCAGTGTCACTGGAAATACTCGACGACATATGGGACAGATGGGCATGCGCGGCAGCTTCGCGAGCAATCAGCCGTTACATGCTCGGCTGA
- a CDS encoding cation-translocating P-type ATPase gives MENNTRNQTNGASKKVPDDIRGGSAGRESAEHAADRDDRNHGISPANTSDARNDTVWHGIDANKALEVLETSRKGISESEAGRRLSVFGPNALSSVAKMPKWKLFLVQFKSPLIAVLVVCGIITIALDHLIDAAAIFLVLLLNAIIGYYQESKADRAVDALASLSSPTCRVIRGGRRLEIEAADLVPGDIVLLESGDRVPADIRLLDTSRLRVDESMLTGESNDVQKHTEPVEDDASLGDRKCVTFSGTMVTSGRGRGVVVATGADTELGEISSLVNNASGKTPLQQIMQRTERGISIGVIIVAVFVFIAGTIINNDMTNSFLSAVSLVVASMPEALPIVLTVAMALGISRMAKRNAIVRTLPAVETLGSTTVIGSDKTGTLTQNRMTVERLSLGSGESFSTDEVHAGSLEDGTNDGLHAMLKAAALTNEAYRSKTDEGTYNYSGDAVDVAMMRVADDFHALGDEDRKAESKLETAYEPELAYSMTIRQNADGGFTQYVKGAPDKLAMMSQTMDDGHGNEISIDAEAIHGVYETMGRDGLRVIGVASRHIDADKDLTTYRKPRDLHFLGLEGMLDPPRSGVREAIEQCIGAGIEVKMITGDHPTTAAAIGERLGLQQTDNVLTGREMADMRDEVLKARLKETSIAARVSPQDKLRIVEVLQDQGEVVAVTGDGVNDAPALKSASVGIAMGKSGTDVAREASDVVLTDDNFVTLTHAVRQGRVTFKAIRGSAFFLLSTAVAAMIAVGVNVIAEMPLLFLPLQMLWINFVTNGVQDVALGFEPGSGDELDYKPRKNTEGLLSSALWARTALCGLWMAMCILVMFRLEIDQGVDVVSARTMALTLLVLFNFFMSMSARSETVMIFKLNPLRNKFLLIASIVALLIHASAMYIPGVASVLGMAPLALWQWGLCMLIGLSVLVLSEGDKFIRSLLASRGYGARTGMYAAVHQARRKIAGMIRP, from the coding sequence ATGGAGAACAATACCCGGAACCAGACAAACGGTGCATCGAAGAAGGTGCCGGACGACATCCGCGGCGGCAGCGCTGGCCGTGAGTCGGCAGAGCATGCCGCGGACAGGGATGACAGAAATCACGGCATTTCCCCGGCAAATACATCAGATGCAAGAAATGACACTGTCTGGCATGGCATCGATGCGAACAAGGCTCTGGAAGTCCTCGAAACCAGTCGGAAAGGCATATCTGAAAGTGAAGCCGGGCGCAGACTTTCGGTGTTCGGGCCGAATGCTCTTTCTTCCGTGGCCAAGATGCCAAAGTGGAAGCTCTTTCTTGTCCAGTTCAAAAGTCCGCTCATCGCAGTGCTTGTCGTGTGTGGAATTATCACCATCGCGCTCGACCACCTCATCGATGCAGCGGCCATATTCCTCGTTCTGCTGCTCAATGCGATCATTGGCTATTACCAGGAATCCAAGGCGGATCGGGCGGTGGATGCGCTTGCCTCGCTTTCAAGCCCGACATGTCGTGTGATTCGAGGCGGAAGACGCCTGGAAATAGAGGCGGCGGATCTGGTTCCAGGCGACATCGTCCTGCTCGAGAGCGGCGACCGGGTGCCTGCGGACATCCGCCTGCTCGATACCAGCCGTCTTCGCGTCGATGAGTCGATGCTTACTGGCGAAAGCAACGATGTGCAGAAGCATACCGAGCCTGTGGAGGACGATGCGTCTTTAGGAGACCGAAAGTGCGTCACGTTTTCCGGAACGATGGTTACCAGTGGCCGTGGCCGCGGGGTCGTCGTCGCCACAGGAGCTGACACGGAGCTCGGTGAGATCAGCAGCCTGGTCAACAATGCCAGCGGGAAAACGCCTTTGCAGCAGATCATGCAGCGCACGGAAAGAGGCATATCCATAGGTGTCATCATCGTTGCAGTTTTCGTCTTCATTGCGGGGACGATCATCAATAACGACATGACGAATTCCTTCCTCTCGGCCGTATCGCTCGTGGTAGCATCCATGCCTGAGGCCCTGCCAATCGTCCTCACCGTGGCGATGGCGCTGGGCATATCGCGAATGGCGAAGCGCAATGCGATCGTGCGAACCCTGCCTGCGGTTGAGACGCTCGGCTCAACGACGGTCATCGGGTCAGATAAAACGGGGACGCTTACCCAGAACCGGATGACGGTCGAACGCCTGAGCCTTGGTTCCGGTGAATCCTTCAGCACTGACGAGGTGCATGCCGGCTCACTCGAAGATGGTACGAATGACGGTCTTCATGCAATGCTGAAGGCTGCGGCGCTCACCAACGAGGCGTATCGGAGCAAGACCGATGAAGGCACCTACAACTATTCCGGCGATGCAGTGGATGTCGCCATGATGCGTGTCGCGGATGATTTCCATGCGCTAGGCGACGAGGATCGCAAGGCCGAAAGCAAGCTTGAAACCGCATATGAGCCTGAGCTGGCCTATTCCATGACCATCAGGCAGAATGCGGATGGCGGCTTTACCCAATATGTGAAGGGCGCACCCGACAAGCTGGCGATGATGAGTCAGACGATGGATGACGGACATGGCAACGAGATTTCCATTGATGCCGAGGCCATCCATGGTGTCTATGAGACGATGGGCAGGGATGGATTGCGCGTGATAGGCGTCGCAAGCAGGCATATCGATGCGGACAAGGACCTGACCACATACCGAAAGCCTCGCGATCTCCACTTCCTGGGGCTTGAAGGCATGCTCGACCCTCCTCGTTCCGGGGTCAGGGAGGCCATCGAGCAGTGCATCGGAGCTGGCATCGAGGTCAAGATGATAACCGGAGACCATCCGACGACGGCCGCTGCGATAGGCGAACGTCTGGGACTTCAACAGACCGACAACGTCCTGACCGGTCGTGAGATGGCTGACATGAGGGACGAGGTGCTGAAGGCCCGGCTGAAGGAAACCTCAATTGCGGCACGAGTATCGCCGCAGGACAAGCTCCGTATCGTCGAGGTTCTGCAGGATCAGGGTGAAGTAGTTGCCGTCACCGGCGATGGAGTGAACGATGCCCCTGCCTTGAAATCGGCCTCGGTCGGAATCGCGATGGGCAAATCAGGAACCGACGTGGCCCGTGAGGCGAGCGACGTGGTGCTCACCGACGATAACTTCGTGACGCTCACCCATGCTGTGCGTCAGGGGCGAGTGACTTTCAAGGCAATTCGCGGATCCGCGTTCTTCCTGCTTTCGACTGCGGTCGCGGCGATGATTGCCGTCGGTGTGAATGTGATTGCGGAAATGCCGCTGCTGTTCCTGCCTTTGCAGATGCTGTGGATTAACTTCGTCACCAACGGCGTGCAGGATGTCGCGCTCGGATTCGAGCCGGGCAGTGGCGATGAGCTTGACTACAAGCCGAGGAAGAACACCGAAGGCCTTCTTTCGTCTGCGCTATGGGCACGGACGGCTCTGTGCGGACTCTGGATGGCGATGTGCATCCTCGTGATGTTCAGGCTTGAGATCGATCAAGGCGTCGATGTTGTCTCCGCAAGAACGATGGCATTGACTCTGCTCGTGCTCTTCAACTTCTTCATGTCGATGTCCGCGCGTTCCGAAACGGTCATGATTTTCAAGCTCAATCCATTGCGCAACAAGTTCCTGCTCATAGCGTCCATCGTCGCCCTGCTGATTCATGCCAGTGCGATGTACATACCGGGCGTGGCCTCGGTCTTGGGAATGGCTCCACTGGCGCTGTGGCAGTGGGGACTGTGCATGCTCATCGGTCTGAGCGTCTTGGTTCTCTCCGAGGGTGATAAGTTCATTCGCTCTCTCCTTGCGTCGCGTGGATATGGCGCAAGAACCGGAATGTACGCTGCGGTCCACCAGGCAAGGCGAAAGATAGCTGGCATGATTCGTCCGTGA
- a CDS encoding ABC transporter substrate-binding protein, giving the protein MRHDFNNQLGGDSNVIGSRVKFMKVFRRVATAIVAAAIGISMAGCGSTSANVVTLDFFQFKSEAADQFKKMVQDFEAQNPDIKININNSASAQTDLRTRLVKNRVPDVITFNGDINFGQFAASGVFHDFTNDPIVKTLNPGMVQIAKDLVQTTNPAKKRLYGLPFAGNASGYIYNKTVWRKAGVDPNNPPKTWSELIALLQKFEKAGITPIQASLADSWTTQAPFASLSGTLVPASEYTKLKKGTTTFSKIWTTTAEKEVELYKYATSDKGVTYQQATQNLAAGKVAILPLGTYAIPQVRLVNAKADLGFAQLPATDNESDQILTAGDDVMLTMGANTKHPKEAMKFIKFLMSKKQLEEYAKAQSAFTPLKETGIGDEALKGVLPFFKSGKLADFSDHYIPASINIGGYLQTLATTGNVSRFTSQMQTDWDKVQARTFE; this is encoded by the coding sequence ATGAGACATGATTTTAACAATCAGCTCGGCGGCGATTCGAATGTGATTGGAAGCAGAGTGAAGTTTATGAAGGTGTTCAGACGCGTTGCCACAGCTATCGTTGCGGCTGCCATCGGAATTTCCATGGCAGGATGTGGCTCAACCAGCGCGAACGTTGTCACCTTGGATTTCTTCCAATTCAAGTCCGAGGCCGCGGACCAATTCAAGAAAATGGTTCAGGATTTTGAGGCACAGAATCCTGACATCAAGATCAACATCAATAACTCCGCAAGTGCGCAGACGGATCTGCGCACGCGTCTGGTGAAAAACCGCGTGCCTGATGTCATAACGTTCAATGGAGACATTAACTTCGGGCAATTCGCCGCCTCAGGCGTCTTCCATGATTTCACCAACGATCCCATAGTAAAGACTCTCAATCCTGGCATGGTCCAGATCGCCAAGGACTTGGTGCAGACCACGAATCCTGCGAAGAAGCGTCTGTATGGTCTCCCATTCGCCGGCAACGCCAGTGGTTACATCTATAACAAGACGGTATGGCGCAAGGCCGGTGTCGATCCCAACAATCCGCCGAAGACCTGGTCAGAGCTGATCGCTCTGTTGCAGAAGTTCGAAAAGGCTGGAATAACGCCAATTCAGGCATCCTTGGCAGATTCTTGGACGACTCAGGCTCCGTTCGCATCACTGTCGGGCACCTTGGTCCCGGCAAGCGAATACACGAAGCTCAAGAAGGGAACCACGACATTCTCCAAGATCTGGACAACGACTGCCGAGAAGGAAGTGGAGCTTTACAAGTACGCAACGAGTGACAAGGGTGTGACCTATCAGCAGGCGACGCAGAACCTCGCTGCTGGCAAGGTCGCCATCCTTCCTCTCGGAACCTATGCCATTCCACAGGTCCGTCTGGTCAATGCCAAGGCAGACCTTGGCTTCGCGCAGCTGCCAGCGACTGATAACGAGAGTGACCAGATCCTTACTGCTGGAGATGATGTCATGCTCACGATGGGTGCGAATACAAAGCATCCAAAGGAAGCCATGAAATTCATCAAATTCCTGATGAGCAAGAAGCAGCTCGAGGAATATGCGAAGGCACAGTCGGCGTTCACGCCGCTGAAGGAAACAGGCATCGGCGACGAGGCGCTCAAGGGAGTGCTCCCGTTCTTCAAGTCCGGCAAGCTCGCTGACTTCAGCGACCATTACATCCCGGCATCCATCAACATCGGCGGCTATCTCCAGACTTTGGCGACCACAGGCAACGTCTCCAGATTTACGAGTCAGATGCAGACGGACTGGGATAAAGTCCAGGCAAGAACGTTCGAATAA
- a CDS encoding nucleoside deaminase, which produces MNRALALAHMAQVGGDVPIGAVILDSQGAVVGEGCNRREVAGDPLAHAEIVALRQVHERRLDPPSSATPEESRAPSVRPAGWNLSGLTLVVTMEPCPMCAGAAVLSHVDRIVFGSWDPKLGACGSVWDIPRDPHMGHSPEIVGGVRERECSALLTEFFQAKRVHYVDKTRP; this is translated from the coding sequence ATGAATAGGGCGCTCGCACTTGCCCATATGGCGCAGGTTGGTGGCGACGTTCCCATCGGCGCGGTGATTCTCGACAGTCAGGGAGCTGTGGTCGGTGAAGGATGCAACCGTCGTGAAGTGGCGGGCGATCCGCTTGCCCATGCTGAGATTGTCGCGCTCCGTCAGGTTCATGAGAGAAGGCTTGATCCGCCCTCATCCGCGACTCCTGAAGAATCGAGAGCTCCATCCGTGCGACCGGCAGGTTGGAATCTCAGCGGGCTGACCCTGGTCGTGACCATGGAGCCATGCCCGATGTGCGCTGGTGCGGCGGTTCTCTCGCACGTTGACCGCATCGTCTTCGGGAGTTGGGATCCGAAGCTTGGAGCGTGTGGGTCGGTCTGGGACATACCGCGGGATCCGCATATGGGCCATAGCCCAGAGATCGTCGGAGGGGTCAGGGAGCGGGAATGCTCTGCTCTGCTCACTGAATTCTTTCAGGCCAAACGCGTTCACTATGTGGACAAAACTCGCCCATAG
- a CDS encoding carbohydrate ABC transporter permease, which translates to MTNVPASSSASHSGKPQKKRKSSFSKRKVDHAYYWMAVPAALIFAVFLYVPFIQGVGYSFTNSQGYGESKFIGLKNYFALFIDDRVGHAYLFTFLISILITILVNLIAMFLAVALNGKILFKNGFRAIFFIPYTLAVLVIGYVFKYIFMTPLPALGQALHISWLSQSLLTSEHYAWVPIVFLAVWQSVAYSTLIYLAGLQTIDGEIYEAASIDGVNAWQRFWQITFPLIGPFFTINLVLSMKNAFGTFDQVMALTQGGPDSSTETVTYLIYTNGLTGGEYAYETANAVLFFIVLAVIAFIQLKFFGNKEKI; encoded by the coding sequence ATGACAAATGTTCCGGCATCAAGTTCGGCTTCCCACTCGGGCAAGCCTCAGAAGAAGCGCAAGAGTTCATTCTCGAAGCGCAAGGTAGATCACGCATATTATTGGATGGCAGTTCCCGCCGCCTTAATCTTCGCGGTGTTTCTCTATGTGCCGTTCATTCAGGGTGTAGGCTACTCATTCACGAACTCACAGGGCTATGGTGAGTCGAAGTTCATCGGACTGAAGAATTACTTCGCGCTCTTCATCGATGACCGCGTAGGGCATGCATATCTCTTCACCTTCCTGATCTCGATTCTGATCACGATTCTGGTGAATCTGATTGCGATGTTCCTCGCAGTCGCGCTGAATGGCAAGATTCTGTTCAAGAACGGCTTCAGGGCAATCTTCTTCATTCCTTACACACTCGCGGTGCTGGTCATCGGCTACGTCTTCAAGTACATCTTCATGACTCCGCTTCCCGCACTGGGACAGGCATTGCATATCAGTTGGCTTTCGCAGTCCCTGCTCACCAGCGAGCACTATGCCTGGGTTCCCATCGTCTTCCTCGCCGTATGGCAGAGCGTCGCATACTCAACGCTGATCTACCTCGCAGGTCTGCAGACGATCGATGGAGAGATCTATGAAGCCGCCTCGATTGACGGCGTCAACGCCTGGCAGCGCTTCTGGCAGATCACCTTCCCGCTCATCGGACCGTTCTTCACCATCAACCTCGTGCTGAGCATGAAGAATGCATTCGGAACCTTCGATCAGGTCATGGCTTTGACGCAGGGCGGACCTGATTCGTCAACCGAGACGGTTACCTACCTTATCTATACGAACGGCCTGACTGGTGGAGAATACGCGTATGAGACTGCTAACGCCGTGCTCTTCTTCATCGTCCTTGCAGTGATCGCGTTCATTCAGCTGAAGTTCTTCGGTAACAAGGAGAAGATCTGA
- a CDS encoding alpha-galactosidase, producing MNNVVNGTDRTTAANEGGTWRIFKGKANDGTESTTLYGEDRDADIAVTLLMQGSDLPRIVQWGRPMAHPEYLVNCNDAVRPQRVSGGLDDTDWPSIIPTQAEAWTGSDRLVLRRDGVELFCRFSTTDDPIAIDGRRVAITTIDEVQGLTLLWECEITQSGLLRQRARLSNGRSTDGSESDGSRAENELGTLSVDKIELAYPVPEEASEILSTTGHHLRERSPQRQPFNIGRVERLSMVGRPDFDASLLMTAGVPGFGFSHGEAYSAHVGWSGNSVLSAERTTYTQGLIGGAEQLVGGEMQLGQGESYTTPWVYGSYGEGLNEVASRFHGFVRSMHPLFAKKPRPVILNTWEAVYFDHSFDTLKALADKARDSGVERFVVDDGWFMHRRDDTAGLGDWQIDPAVWPEGEKSLGALAKYVHALGMEFGLWFEPEMVNPDSDTARAHPDWIMHANRDRLPMQGRSQQVMDLTNPEAYAYVFDAMDTLVDSLGIDYIKWDHNKLVTEPVSPYSGLPCVHAQTEAVYRIFKTLKQRHPGLEIETCSSGGGRVDLGILEFADRIWASDCVDPVERADIQRYTSLLVPPEMIGEHVGASPAHSTMRATSQQMRMAMAFFGHLGIEWDLQKQDDEALQHLAQWVEAYKRNRTMFEHGTVVHADSSDPAIRVDGIVSEDKSHAVFRFTQLTTSQHYPVAPIRIPGLDAEGAYTVRPLSVSLDLDGIGNGQSELGWWNEQGSVLPGEFLAECGVRPPSLNPAQAVLFELVRV from the coding sequence ATGAACAACGTGGTTAATGGCACTGACAGGACGACTGCGGCCAATGAAGGGGGAACTTGGCGCATCTTCAAGGGGAAAGCAAATGATGGAACGGAGTCCACGACGCTCTATGGCGAAGACAGGGATGCGGACATCGCTGTGACGCTGCTGATGCAGGGCAGTGATCTTCCGAGGATCGTGCAATGGGGCAGACCGATGGCGCACCCCGAATATCTGGTGAACTGCAATGACGCGGTAAGGCCTCAGCGCGTTTCCGGCGGCTTGGACGACACCGATTGGCCGAGCATAATCCCAACTCAGGCAGAAGCGTGGACCGGTTCCGACCGTCTGGTCCTTCGCAGAGATGGAGTCGAGCTGTTCTGCAGGTTCAGCACGACCGATGACCCAATTGCAATAGATGGCAGAAGGGTCGCAATAACTACAATCGATGAAGTGCAAGGGCTTACGCTGCTGTGGGAATGCGAAATAACGCAATCGGGTCTGCTGCGCCAGAGGGCAAGGCTCTCGAATGGCCGTTCGACAGATGGCTCAGAGAGCGATGGGTCTCGTGCCGAGAACGAGCTCGGGACGTTGAGCGTCGACAAGATCGAACTTGCATATCCGGTCCCAGAGGAAGCCAGCGAGATTCTGTCGACGACGGGCCATCATCTGCGTGAACGCTCTCCTCAGCGCCAACCCTTCAACATCGGCAGAGTCGAGCGTCTCAGCATGGTCGGCCGCCCTGATTTCGATGCATCGCTGCTGATGACGGCAGGAGTTCCCGGATTCGGATTCTCACATGGTGAGGCGTATTCCGCACATGTCGGTTGGAGCGGCAACTCCGTGCTGTCGGCTGAAAGGACAACCTATACGCAGGGACTGATTGGTGGCGCGGAACAGCTGGTCGGCGGTGAAATGCAGCTCGGACAAGGTGAAAGCTACACGACCCCCTGGGTGTATGGATCCTATGGCGAAGGACTGAACGAGGTTGCTTCGCGTTTCCACGGCTTTGTACGCAGCATGCACCCGCTCTTCGCGAAGAAGCCGCGTCCGGTGATTCTGAACACCTGGGAGGCAGTGTATTTCGATCATTCATTCGACACTCTGAAGGCGCTTGCGGACAAGGCAAGGGACTCGGGAGTCGAGCGGTTCGTCGTCGATGACGGCTGGTTCATGCACCGCAGGGATGACACCGCAGGTCTTGGGGATTGGCAGATCGACCCCGCTGTCTGGCCAGAAGGCGAGAAGAGTCTCGGCGCCCTTGCCAAGTACGTACATGCGCTGGGCATGGAATTCGGTCTATGGTTCGAACCTGAAATGGTCAACCCTGATTCCGACACGGCTCGTGCCCATCCTGACTGGATCATGCATGCCAATCGCGACAGACTGCCCATGCAGGGCCGTTCCCAGCAGGTGATGGACCTGACTAATCCGGAAGCCTACGCATACGTTTTCGATGCCATGGACACCCTTGTCGATTCCCTGGGCATCGATTACATAAAATGGGACCACAACAAGCTTGTCACCGAACCCGTCTCGCCATATTCGGGATTGCCCTGCGTCCATGCGCAGACAGAGGCCGTTTACCGCATCTTCAAGACCTTGAAGCAGAGGCATCCAGGTCTTGAGATCGAGACCTGCAGCTCGGGCGGTGGACGTGTCGATCTCGGAATCCTTGAGTTCGCAGACCGAATCTGGGCATCTGACTGCGTTGATCCCGTCGAGCGCGCCGACATTCAGCGCTACACTTCCTTGCTTGTGCCTCCGGAGATGATCGGCGAGCATGTGGGTGCTTCACCGGCGCATTCCACGATGCGTGCGACCAGTCAGCAGATGCGCATGGCAATGGCATTCTTTGGCCATCTGGGCATCGAATGGGATTTGCAGAAGCAGGATGACGAGGCCTTGCAGCATCTTGCGCAATGGGTCGAGGCATATAAGAGAAACAGGACGATGTTCGAGCATGGAACGGTAGTTCATGCCGATAGTTCGGATCCGGCGATTCGTGTGGATGGCATCGTCTCGGAGGATAAGAGCCATGCAGTGTTCAGATTCACCCAGCTGACCACCTCCCAGCATTATCCCGTCGCTCCCATTCGCATTCCTGGTCTCGATGCAGAAGGTGCGTACACGGTACGACCTCTGTCCGTATCGCTTGATTTGGATGGCATCGGCAATGGCCAGTCAGAGTTGGGGTGGTGGAATGAGCAGGGAAGCGTTCTGCCAGGCGAATTCCTTGCAGAATGCGGTGTCCGCCCGCCATCGCTCAACCCAGCACAGGCCGTGCTGTTTGAACTTGTGCGAGTCTGA